TTTGGATTATTAGATTGTAATTCCTCAGGCAGAGACTGTCTCTGATCACAAGCTTTATGGTACACTTGCTGTATTAGGGCCCCGAACATTGTCAGGGCCTCTTGGTATTGCAGTAACATGTAATTAGACAAAATGACAAAGTAATTAGACATTCTTACTTCAGCATCCTTTCATTGGTCTCTTCATCCATCTCATCTGAATTAGAAGAGACAACTCCGAAAGAGCCCAGGGGCTGGCGTGTGATGGGGAAGGCAGCCTGCTTTGCAGAGAAGCCAGCTGTAGAAGGGGTCTCTTTGAGCACAGAAGAAAAGGGGAGACAGGTGGCTGTGCAGGAGACAGACAGGTTAACCACATCAACAGCCTTCCTGCTTTCCAGGGCTACTCCGTCCGTTGTTGCCAAATGAAACCCAGTGCCATTAGCTACAGGATCATGCTCTTGGCTGTTGGGTTCCTGAGGATATTCCGACCTGTAGGATCCGACAGCAAGTCCTGCAGAGGCAGGTGAGTCATTGAGCTCAATCTCTTGTAACCCCTGCATTTCTGCATACAGTGCTGGGCTCTCATCAGCAAGAGAGCTTCCACACTCTCCTTGCATTGAGTCAAATTCAGTTGAGGTCTCTGAAGGAGCTGGAACAGGATAGCAAAACTCTGGTACCGGTTTCATGCTCTGTGAGAAACTCTCCTCTCCTGAAGTTCTGCTGTTGAAGGAAaagtcttgttttatttttaaactgtctgGCATAAGTTTATCCTTTGGATCCTCAATGCATGTATCAATCTCATCTATATTTTTGTCCAAATGATTACAAGCCCTTGGTGTTTTTAAGCTGCACTCACCATTGCCCTGCAGTGACTGGCACTCAGAGACATTATCTGGTAGCTGACAAATGGGTGGTTTGCTTTCCAAGCTACAGCAAGTCTCTGGAAaaccttctttctcctcttcgTCTTGTAACTCACTGTTACTGCTACTGTGTTTGATGGAGGACTTGAGATGTCCTCTTGGTTCAGGCTGTCCATTTTCAGTGGCAATTTGACACTCAGGAAAGTGCacaattaattttccatttccagcttCTGTTTCCATGCaactttttaagttttcttctgaatctCCTGAGCTTGCTTCACCGTGTTTGGATATATCCACATCTTCTGCGGGCTCTTCGGGGCTACTGATCTGAGGAGCGGAGACAGATTTTGTCAGTTTGGTAAGCTccacttccctctcctcttcctcaaagGGCAAAGAGCTGATAGATGTGAGGGATGCTTGGATCCCACTGGGCAAGCTGGTATTGCTTTCTGTGTGGCCACCCTCCAGGGAATTTCTGTGGCTGGCATGCCTTCGGACCAAGTGGTGGAGGATCTCTCGATCGCTGGGCAGCTCCAGGGCCCGGCTACGAGCATCAGACCACGCCACAGAACTTGGTTCACTTTCAATGCCTGAGTCTGATATTATAGAGGAGGATCTTTTTATCACCCCTGACATCAGGGTGAACTCTTCACACTCCTCACCTCGTTGCTCCTTCGTGAGCAGTTTCACTTCAAAGCTGTGTGTGGGCACAGCTTTCAAAACCGGGAGCAGAGCTTTAGTGTCTGTATCTCCTGTTTTTTCAAGATTAGTTAATTCTTTCTGTGCAAGCTCAGATGGAGAGAAATTATTGTTGGGATGACTAGattcatctgttttctgtaaTTCAGTCCTCCCTTCCAAATCATCAGTTCCACATGATCCACACTCATACTGACCACTGACAATTAACATGGGCTCACTTTTGTGGGAATCCTTATTGCTAGGTTCTATATTTCCACAGGTAACATCCACTGCAAGTCTATTGTCTTTTAATACAGCTTCCTCAGGTGCTTTAAAGTCTTCTGATGTGCATTCTGTATTGCCTGGTTCTGAGTCAgaagcagtttccttagttgaAATGCAAGTATTTTCACATTTACTTTGGCCTTCTTTGTTCATCTGAGATGTGGAGTTCTGGTTTAAACCCTTAGCTGCACAAGCAACACCTTCAGTACTGCTGTATATGCAGGAGGGATTCCTGCTTATCCTGTCTGTGTGTATTATCAGAGTATCTTTCCCAAAGTCTCCTTTCATTACTGTAGTGGCATCATTTGATGCAAAATCTTTGTGAGCATCTATTACATCTATTTGAGCAGGAACCTCAAAATCTGTGAAAACTTCCAGATTctgatctgaaagaaaaaaagaaagataaaaagaagtaGTACCTGCAAAAACACAATGAATTACCTCAAGGGTATGTGGGACTTTGAAAAGCAACTGGAAGCCTGGAAGAGTATTTATGTTTATATCATATCTATattcatattaattttaaatgtttatatttatactATGTAAATTAGATTATATACAGTAGATACCAATTGTATCATATTACGAATGACAATACTAGAGTGTATTTAGCTAGAATTATACTACCTAAATAGTTACAGTTAAGCCAAAGAAGACAATATCAACAAAATATACTTTTCTCAGCATAACTGTATCTAAACTGCTGTTTTTTACAGCAAGTAAGTGAAACAAGGCTGATACTTCTATGTATTTCCACTGCCATATGACACTGTTTGCAGTGTAGCTCTTTCTTGTGGGTCAGTTTAAAACTAGCTTGAGAGTTTAAATACCCATAATGAGCACTGTCAAAATGTAGACAGTTAGATAACTGCATGAATGTAAATTTTGGACCATAGGCCATATTTAGTAGACTATGGTAAACTATAATATTGCTCCTTGCTAATCATAACAGCTgagtaaaaggaaaaggaaaccaaaGGTACTAAAGCTTTATTACAAATCTCTGGAACTAAGCAATTTCATGAGTAAAAATTTGATTCGGGTCCtcaaagggaaaatattttttttggaaagcaatGCTGCCGTTAGAAGTCACTGTTGGGCTTTATACTGAAACTGTGGGCTTTGTTCTGAGTTTTCTTACCACTAGATGTCACAATGGGGATGGAATTCATAgtgctgtttttcctttaaatttgtACTGTAGCAAAAATCCaagagtttgttttctttctagatTTTGCCTTCAGCTCTTATGACTAAACAGTTTACCttgaatatgaaaaatatgaagttaCAGAAAATACTCTAGCTTGCTACTAGGGAAAGTAGAAAAATTCAGCTCCATTCCATACTGGAACAAATTCTGATTTAAGCCAGAGCCAGCCCAAGAGATGTGAGATTGCTTACCTAGGGCTGGTAAAATGAACTTCCCTCAGCTCTAGTTGTCTCATGAAGTTGTACCTTGTGGTGTTTCACTCACCTTTGCAGGGTATATCCATGTACCTATCTTCAAAGATAACTGGAAGTGTGTTCCAGTCCCCATCTATGTCAAGGCATTCTGCTGGAAGCGGGGGCATGCTGGTGAAATACTCTGAATTACGAATTTCAGTGGAAATCTGTCCATGACTTTGAATCctggaagcaaagagaaaaagaaattgagtGTTTCAGTAGTTACTGGGCTGTTTCTCCATCATTCCTGAAAGCCAGGCAGCAAAGCTGGATGCGTAGGTAGAGGACAGAGGAGATGTATGGAATACCCTATAGCTTGCATGCTCCCTCGCTGTAAAACCTCTTATCTCTCTGAAATTgttccactgctgctgccacagaatCCTGGTAACCACCATAATTCCTGCTGTCCTCCCAGGGTCACTGCAGCTGGTTGAGACTGTATTTCTCAGTTGGCTTTCCAGTAAGGAAGAGAGGTTGGCTGTAGCAAGGGTTTCAAAACCAAGATGCAGGATGTAATATCAAAAATTTGGTTGAGCAGTAAAGGAAGGAACAGGCCAAGAAGGACACATGGCAGGCACTCTAGCTCACCTGTATCAGTCCTCAGAGCACTGCAGTATCTCACCTACCATACTTACATATCTGGAAGAGTTAAGACACATCCATTCAGCCACTGCCTGCTGGCAGAGTTATAATAATTATCTGTTTACATCCTTTGTGTCATGCCATGTGGCTTTTGTCAGTGACTGTGACATGAATGTGGACCCAGCTAtaataaatacaataatttttaGTCCTCATGAGCTTTTCTAGGTAAGCATCTTCCTCAATATACAGGGAAAACATCATACACAATGTCTGTTTATGCATGCTGAATGATGAGTTTGTCTGTTTATCCTAGGGAATAAAGAGGAAGGCAACAACTTTTCACAGCTGGTCAGCTAAAAGCAATTCTGCACGGATCCCCTAGGACAGCACAATGGCAATATTTCCAGTTATCATTGGCAGAAGGCAGGTAATCATCCTGTCACAGTTAACAGGAGAAAACACACTTTACACACTGTGAGGAAAACTCAAGAAAGCAGGTTTGTAATTCATGCATGGAAGATCCCTATGTCCAGACCAGCATGGCAGCTTTAACTTCAGAACATAATTGTTGCTGTCTACCATTTGCTCTTACCTGTAAGCCAGTTATTTTTCTGGTAAGACAAACAAAATGTTGGTTGCTAAAACATGACATACAGGTGTCACAAACAGCTAACAGCTCATTCTTGCCTGCAGTAACACCAGGGTGTTAAGAGCTACCTCTTACAATCATAAAAAAGAAGTTCTTACTTACATATTAATAGCATCAGCATTTCACTAAAGAACATTTGTAAATAATGGGAGTATTAGTGGATATTAATGGATATATAAATAGTAGATATTGGGAGGATATGTCACCTGCTAGAGGCTTCCCCCCTCTGTTAGAAATTTTGTCCTCTTTTGATGTGTCTAAGAAGCCAAGTGATGCTTGTGGGTGCACAGAACTCCAAACCACagtaagggaggaaaaaaaaattgtattgtCTGATAATAAGGAAGAAAGAATTAGGGGGGGAAATGGTTACTGTTCAAGGTGCTTGTATAACTCCTAGAACACTGAGAGCTGATCTCACCTGGAGAGCCTGTGAAACCAATTAATACTCTCTACTGCCACCCCCAACATCAATAATACTCTGGCAGccaaaatcaaaagcaaaatcaaaaagaaaaaattacttttgccaTGGCTGAGTTTACTACATAAACAAACTTTGATTTTAAAGTTTGGAAACTATTTGACTTTCTTTTAAACTCAGTCTCCTTGATgatcaatgagaaaaaaaaaaggtatatgTGAAGCAAGTGTGTCATTCCTGTGGTTgcctgaagaaataaaagcactttttaCTATCAGGCTTCCCCCTGTGCAGAGTTATGTTTGCCAGAATGGGGTCTCTGTGACCTTACCTCAGGATCTTGACATGGGGTTATCCTTGTATAAACCTCACTTACAACCTGACATGAGAGGATTAAGGGAGCACAGCTGGGCCCCTGAAGCCATGGTGCTACTCTAATTTGGCAGAACAAGGTTGCCTTGAACAACCCATTCACTAATGAAGTCATGGCCCTTTCCATCAATACTGAATCAGCCTTAATGTCCCCAGTGACAGCTCtgagaaagtaattttcttctttgcaccCAGAGAGAAGCAGGTGTCTCACTTAAGCCTCATTATTGTGACTAGAGTGGGTGTCATGGCCTTGAAGACCTCTCTGAAATATGTTTCCCCACTGGTAATGCTGTGATCCCCCATGATAACAGGACCTTTTGGTGGACAAATAGTGCAGGCTTCTGTCATTATTCATAAATTCATATATAAGCATCTTCCTTTGAACTCTGCTTTCAGGACTCAGATCCTGAGTATTATCCATGTGGTCCAGTTGGGATCACTGACTAAAACGGAAGGCAGAATTTTTCCTGGTGTAGCTCTAAAACTGTTTCTTCATATTGCCCAGCCTGGTTCCAAGCAAAAAGTGTCAAGCAAAAGGAATTACTTACCTTGTCAATGATTGATAACATATTTTTGTGAATGCAACCCAGTAtagtgtttgttttcctggatTGTTTAGCACTGCTGATTCTTGGTCAATTAACAATCAGCCCTGAGCTCACATCTTTCCCACAATTCTTTCAGCCCATGTGGTGTAATTCCCAATTTCTGTCTTCCACTGCTGCATCTAGTGAATATCCATAGCTTTGTGTTGGCTGTTTAATGCTTCTGTCTGCatttaaagatcttttcttCTATAGACAGTGGGGCTGGACCAAAAGAAATCCATGGCTGACTACCCCCAAGTATGTATAGTAGTGATGgacaaaagcagatttttatattttaagcttTTGTTGCTTGTCTGCAGTTATTTGAATCAGTGGATCTACCATAGTGGGTTTAAGAAGATAACTgcaaaaagagataaaaaaatactgcctgCCGTGAggctggtggtgatggtggaGATTCAGTCCAAAGAGAAATGCCCCAAGATGCAACAGGTGAGAAAAGAGGTGGGGAAAGAGAATCTCCTGCATCATATCTCTAGACTATAGTAAACTTGAAGTTAATAGTTTCTGGGGGTCACTTACTTTTGAAACTGATTTCAATGGTTTCACAATACAGAGGTAGAAGAAACTTAGTGATTCCTCTATAACCAGCAGAAAAAGACCTCAGTCTTGATTGCAAAATGCTCTACACTAAATTTTCAGTTGTTACAGTGACAAGAGGGGTTTAACAGGTTACTTACAGGCCTTCCTGGAATGTCAGCACAGCTTGTTTCTGGTGCTCAGTGTAGAAGAAGGCTTCAGAGAATCTCCTCACCTAAGGGAGAAACACACAAGTTAAACCTAAGACCTTCTGAAAGGTGCTGAGCGAAATCAAGCTAAGAACAGAGGAGTGACTCTCAGGACCAGGTTCCTCAGTGTGCTCCATCTGCCTTGCACCACTATGGTGACAGAAAAGCCAAAGTGCTCAATTCTGCTTCACTTTCCCAGCCCAACCCCACATCCTTTAGGTGGTGTTGCTGTGTATTTTGCTAGGAGACAAAATGTGTCTGTAGGCAGATCAAGATTTACTTATGTATATCTTTTGTTCTGACTGCTTTTCTAAAAGCCATCTTCCCCTGTATTCTTAAAGTGCTGtagatttcttcctttcccactGTGCCTACCATATATAAGCAGGGGGGTCAGTTACAGAACTAGAATAATTCATAACTGATCATCTCTTCTAGGGGAACATTCACAGAGAGTAAAGAAAGTCTTATGTATCAGGTCAGAGGAGGACAAGCCCTGTCATGGTACAACACATCTGCCTATGCCATGATACAAATGAGAGCTCTTCAAATCTCTTCATGGGCACTGGATCTGTTCAGTGTTGGATAATCAATTACAAAAGAACCACAGATCTGAAgtggctggcagagcagggagtgtGAAATATGCTATAAAAAATTCAGTGCTGCTATCTGCCCTGGAATAAGCTTTGAGTTTAAATGAATCAAACATAATATGCAATCAAATGCCTAAGCTGTTAAGCTGCAGCCCATACATTGCTAATAATGTAAAAGTGACCTCTGTTATAGAGTCAGAAAATGGCAATGGAAAGCATATGCCACAGCATCTTGGCATCTCCCTAAATCCCAGCTGTGCTTTAACAAATGGCCTTTCTAAAAAAAGGACTAGCATCCCTTCAAAAATGCTGTATCTTAATAGCATGACTTCCATCTGGGGCTCTCAAACTGTTTTCCAGAGCTGGCAGAGTATTACAACACACAGTTTATATGGGGGAAAACTGAAGCACACCAAGATATGTGATTTGGTCAAATTCAGAGGtcaagcaggcaggcagcatcaGCCAAGGCTGAAACAAACTACAGGCTGGGATTAACCCTGCTGGATGCTGGAGAACACAGAGTTCAGTCCTTTGGCTGAAAGACACCCAGGTCCTCTCAGAGTAAAGGAAGACCAAGTTAAATTAACCAGTGGAGGAGCCTCAGGAGTCTCAGTTACTCTGGAGAGTAACCAGACTTCCACTGACTTTGACAGGAACCAGAACATGAGTTGGGATGTCAATACCTACACTGCAGGCTCCTAAAGCTAAGCAAGGTGAaccctgccttttttttataTCCCTTGTCTAAGGGCTATGAGTTCAGCTCAGGTGATGTGCTGAACCGGCGTTTGGTCAATAACCAAAAATGTTCTACTGAAAGACACAGCATTTACTGAGCTAATCAGGTAAACAGATCTGACagttatttcaaaagaaatgtgcCTTTTGTGCCTTCTGTATTAACAAGTACAAAAAGCAATTTCCACATGAACAATATTTTGTTGTGTGCATCTCACTAGGAGAAAGACAAGAGCTAGCTATATATATGTGTGTCATGACAAAGAGAACAAACCTCTATTACTTATGGTAGTTTTTGCAAAAGAAAGTGAGATAAAATagtcttttttgttgtttttttattttgatgctggtgcttttaaaaacaagtgcTTATGATTTATACCAAGTACTGTACCAAGTACTATCAAGTACAGGAGATGTACATCTCTTCCCACCCACTTCCTTCTCTATGTCTTTTTCTGGTGTTCAAAGTGTACTCAATTTACATGAGATCTTGGGTCCCATAAAAgtaacagcctttttttttctagaaaatgaaatgtgttATTTCGAATATTGGGTTTCATCTCTTCTTTTACTCTGATCCTGCTTACTACATTTCAGATAAATACTCATATGGACAGAGTAGTGTTGGAAATACCCAGATAAACTTTTCGTGTCTATCAGAACATTACTAATGCttaatttgcttttaacttCTTAACATTACCCTCAGCATATGATGTTCCTGAGTCAGATAAGCTGTGACTTCTGGATGGAGTGTTGTCACCTCCAGGAACTGGGTCCACAAGGCCAAGAGGTGGGAGCAAAGCCAGGCAAGGTCCTTGCTTATTTGTTCAGCTATTTTCTCTGGATTGCTCAGTagctggaggagagaaaaagaacatgaaGGAAAATCAGATCACATGTTTGATTAAggaacaacaataaaaataccTCTTGATTTAGAATTATCATTAAAGCTACTAGTTTCAGCTATTTTATCCCAAATAAAGCTGGTGTCGcttctactttttaaaagacacaTATATTAGCAGGTGgagatgtagagaaaaaaaaattaaaaagcgGGCTCCAAATTATCCACCAGATGGTGCTGAATGCTCTGAAATAATAAGCCACGGCCCATCATCTCTTTTTGGCTGATGAAAGGCAGCTTCTCAGCCATGTCACACTAGTATACCAGATGGGTGATtgaaggaaagggggaaacaAGCCAtgaacccaaacccaaaacacagtgTCCTCAACAAATGATGCAAGAAGACACTCCAGGGGCTactgttgtttcttttccacaCTAGGAAATGCTGAATCCCTCCATACCCTCTAGCTCTAGGCTGCAATTCTGTACTAAAGATCTGTAGCCCAGAATGTGCCCAAGAGCAGCAAAGTCTCTGACTACCAACCTCCctattttcacaattttttaaacaagagaCAGTCATTGCATTTTACCTCTATGTACAGGAACTAAGAGTACAGAACTGAGCCTTGATCTGCTTCTAGGGAAAGCCTGATTATTTTTCACATGTTATTATGCAGATAGTTTCCAGATTGGTGACACTGCAAACTAAG
This DNA window, taken from Calypte anna isolate BGI_N300 chromosome 2, bCalAnn1_v1.p, whole genome shotgun sequence, encodes the following:
- the FAM135B gene encoding protein FAM135B; amino-acid sequence: MSEVQGTVEFSVELHKFHNVDLFQRGYYQIRAGLKIPSRIPHRLFATIAGQTGESSLCSACIHENNVYSRIFQILYRNEEIILNEAMNFRVHLLLDGERVEDALSEADFQLKLDLHFTDSEQQLRDIPAIPMISSRTVCLHFHPRRGLHHHVPVMFDYFHLSVISVTVHASLVALHQPLISFARPGKGSWLGKSNLEAGPDQSSMTLENLVFGAGYCKPTSSEGSFYVPSENCMQHAYKWHKDLCLLLLNAQKGLHMYYTLIMKEIPDLPQLKLEELSVEETLSQFCMELQLLSNPEKIAEQISKDLAWLCSHLLALWTQFLEVTTLHPEVTAYLTQEHHMLRVRRFSEAFFYTEHQKQAVLTFQEGLIQSHGQISTEIRNSEYFTSMPPLPAECLDIDGDWNTLPVIFEDRYMDIPCKDQNLEVFTDFEVPAQIDVIDAHKDFASNDATTVMKGDFGKDTLIIHTDRISRNPSCIYSSTEGVACAAKGLNQNSTSQMNKEGQSKCENTCISTKETASDSEPGNTECTSEDFKAPEEAVLKDNRLAVDVTCGNIEPSNKDSHKSEPMLIVSGQYECGSCGTDDLEGRTELQKTDESSHPNNNFSPSELAQKELTNLEKTGDTDTKALLPVLKAVPTHSFEVKLLTKEQRGEECEEFTLMSGVIKRSSSIISDSGIESEPSSVAWSDARSRALELPSDREILHHLVRRHASHRNSLEGGHTESNTSLPSGIQASLTSISSLPFEEEEREVELTKLTKSVSAPQISSPEEPAEDVDISKHGEASSGDSEENLKSCMETEAGNGKLIVHFPECQIATENGQPEPRGHLKSSIKHSSSNSELQDEEEKEGFPETCCSLESKPPICQLPDNVSECQSLQGNGECSLKTPRACNHLDKNIDEIDTCIEDPKDKLMPDSLKIKQDFSFNSRTSGEESFSQSMKPVPEFCYPVPAPSETSTEFDSMQGECGSSLADESPALYAEMQGLQEIELNDSPASAGLAVGSYRSEYPQEPNSQEHDPVANGTGFHLATTDGVALESRKAVDVVNLSVSCTATCLPFSSVLKETPSTAGFSAKQAAFPITRQPLGSFGVVSSNSDEMDEETNERMLNFYQAKEKFKKEMKIEGFLYSDLPVLASDIPYFPPEEEEENLEDGIHLVVCVHGLDGNSADLRLVKTFIELGLPGGKLDFLMSERNQTDTFADFDTMTDRLLDEIIQHIQLYNLSISRISFIGHSLGNVIIRSVLTRPRFRYYLNKLHTFLSLSGPHLGTLYNNSTLVSTGLWLMQKLKKSGSLLQLTFRDNADLRKCFLYQLSQKTGLQYFKNVVLVASPQDRYVPFHSARIEMCKNALKDRHTGPVYAEMINNLLQPLIGAKDCTLIRHNVFHALPNTANTLIGRAAHIAVLDSELFLEKFFLVTGLNYFK